A segment of the Nomascus leucogenys isolate Asia chromosome 1a, Asia_NLE_v1, whole genome shotgun sequence genome:
aaatactattttaatacaatattaaaatgGGAAATTAATGCCTAAACATCCATGATGAGGCAAAGATCAAAATTTTAAGTAAAGGAAGGAAATGTAAGAAGACCCTGACGGTCTTACAAAGGAGAGGGGCCAGTGTAACAAATTGTGGCAAACTCTACTCAGACTATTATAAAATTCTTAccctagaaaataaaaagttctgaCCGCTCCCTCTACTCCTTGTAGGCAACACTGCTCATTTCTCTTTTCAGCAACACAGGTCAAGGCGGGGTCCTGAAGAAGGCCTTTCAGTAAaccaaagttaaataaaatgatcTCAGTGTCACTGAGTCACCGGAAATGTCAGACATGCGACTTCTCCCAGATAAAACAAAGTAGGGATCTTGAAAGCATTGCTGAGTTTGCTTCCTTTAAAGCTAGGGAAGTAAGATCACAACATTCTTGTTTTGgtattaagtatttaaaataatgctgTTGAGTTTTAATATACCTGAATTATGGTTTCAGCGACGTTGGCGTCTGAAGCTGAAAGCTTAGCTCCTGGTACACCCTGGGGCAGGCACGGGCGCCTCTCTCCTTCTGGCCCGGTGCACGGCGTCCCTAGTCCCGGGCGCTCCCAGGACCCGTCCACTCGCCCCAGGGTCCAGCGTGTCCCCTTCCCCAAGACGTCCCCGCCCCGCGCCCCCACACAAACGGAATCCCGAAGATTAAACCCGTGCGATCTCGAGCCCTCAAGTCCCAGAATCAACGGGTCCTTCTGTAAAAACAAGTCTCGCTGAAGTCTCTATGGGAAATAAAAGCCCCAAACCCAGGGGAAAATCCCGAAAATAAAAGGTGGCCCTGCTGGCTACCTGAGGAAGATGTCTCAAGGGAGACCACGGCGGAGCTGCCTCCTGAGCagcaaaagagatttttttaCTCAGGCTGAAGCTGCACAGAGTTGGCGCGATAAGCCGCGACGACGTTTCCCTGGGGCTGCCGGAAGCCCCGAAACTCAAACCTGCGGTCCCCAAATCCTGGGCATCAGGAAAAGCCGTTCTGGCGCCTTGCTGCGGCCGTGGTGCGCAGCGCTGCGAGCTTTGCGCTCTTTGCGTAGCGGGCCCGCGCCGCCTCGCGGCCGGCTAGTGAATCTCTGAAATCACAGTAACCTACACCTCCCTGATAATGGCGGAAGTCAACATGCTCTTCTCCAGCGCTGCCTGCTCACTTGGCAGGGACAAGTCTTGGAGCCATAGCTAGAAAACAAGGAAGGCAGGAGGAAACCGCAGTGCTATTCACACAGCTGAAAAGTATCCCCTCTCAATCATGCCTAATGACAGAACCCACTTCAAGTTTTCTAGGAAACGAGGAAATATCACCCAAATCCAGAAGACAGGAGACATCCGTTTCCACCGTCAGCTGCTCCAACAGATCTTCAGCCTCTTCCCCAGGGACGACACACTGGCTGTTTAGCATAAGATCCTCCTCAATTAACGACTCTCCAGACTTGATCACAGTCTGGAACGACTGCAGCTGACAAAAGTAAATTTCTACAAAAGTAGAAAATCTATCTTGTCTTTATTTAGGAATTGCTGTCTGGAAATATTTCCAAAGAATCATTCCCTATGTGAAGTAAAGGGAATAAGACCTCTGTGCCTGGGAGGTTGTCAGAGGGGAAATTGAAGGGTGCTTTTCCCTCTTAACAATCCTCAAAGAAAAGAcagcaaataaacaagaaagttATTATATATTCATGACTCTCTCTTATCAATTACATTATTGTTTCCTGAGCCAAAAAAGCAATGTCATCTCAGATTTTTTAACCAGCTAGGAAAATCTGAAACCAAAGTCAGTAGattatatcaaaattatattgtgtattacaaatttataaaaaatgtttgcaGAAAAGAACATGTATTCGTTTCTTAAGATGATCATTTATAATTTATCTGCTTAAATCTTTGAGGGGTATTTGCTGTTTCCAAAGttggaaatttaatttttgatgGAAAAGTTTCTTCAGGAtagtattttaaaagactttgtcAGTTAAGTTGATGAGAGTTGCTGTAacagataaatagaaaacaattagtAATTAGATCAATATgcaaatttacttttctttcctatAAAACCTCAATGCAGGAGTTCCTGCTTAGATGAGTCTGGTTGGCTATTCAGGGATCTGAGTACCTTTTATTTTGTGGCTTTGCTATCTTCAACATATAACTCCAAATGTGGCTGTGGTGCTTGAATCTATTTTAGTCAATTGCAAAGGTTAAACTGTGTGGTATATCAAGTGGAGATGTTTTCACAGGCCAAGATGTTACAGGGCAAGTATCTCTTCCAACCAAATTAACTTGGCCTGGATTTATTCTCATAGGATACCAAGATGCAAAGAAGTTGTGAAAGGGAGTCCAATTGGGTGACTAGTAGTAAAAGAAGGCAAGTTCTTTGAATAAGattaatcttcatttttataatatttgtacAAATGctatttttagaggaaaaaaaaaccaatgttTTTGCTTGCATATTCTATTAAAAACTCTGTTCCAAAATCTGATTTCACAATTCAAACCCAGGGAAGTGGACACAGATGTCATTTATTAGAGTTTATGGCATCATTGACTCTTTGAAAGAAATGGTTAAATTGGTTCCCAAAGGCATTGGCTAAAGTTGAAAAAAGGCCAAGAGTATGGGATAAGGCCTTGGAACACatcataaaattgaaattttttcctTATTGTCTGAGGAGACAAGAAAACTATGACAGGTATCTCTGCAGATACTTGAAGACCACTGAAAGAAAAGTGGAGAGTGAGTCTTCCATTTGTCCAAGTCATTATTTCTCATTCAGATattctaattattaaaaatacaaacttgaaAATGGTTCTACAAGCAAGTAGCTGTTCTTTCTTTGAATATTCCACATAATTTTCAATGATAACTTCCAATGAAGAACCTTGAAGAATTTACAAGttatcttttgatttattttcctttcaaattatGTATCTAATATGCATTGGTAATATTCTTTCCACTAGTTTTATAGTGATTACTCTTTTTCATGAATATTGGCTGAGCTCCTGAAATGATAGGGACTGGGCCAAGATGCCAGGGAGCAAGACTGGATAAGATGATGTGTCTGCTCATAAGTATCTTATGGAGTCctgataaaatattctaaagagAAAATTGGTCAGATCACTGAAGGCGACATCTGTGacagcaagaaaagagaaaattataaccATGCATAAAGAAGAATAAGAGCACTACCAGGCAAAAACATCTGACCAAGGACTCAAAATCCAAAATCATGGTTTTTTCACCTAAAGAAGCACTTTGAATATTACATGCCAAATTTTGGAAATCAAACAGAAATGGACCTCACTATCGCATGGAAAATGGATGAAGATAACAAGAAGCAAATGGtcattcatctattttttgtaTGAGGAGAATCTTAAAAAATCACTGGATAAGGTGACATAATTATCACATTATTTAAGACACACTCAAAAAAATGGAAGGCCAAACGGAAGGAGTAAAGGCATAGTTTGCTCCAATTCTATGCCTATTTTTAGCAAATATCTTTCCACCTATgcaaacacattatttttttccaaccCCATTTCTTTAGTTCTCTCCATATATTGCCCATCATGTTTACCAAGTTTCTCAAAACAAGTGGTAAAATTAACTCAGCAGCAAACTCTGCTGGCCTGCAACATAAAAGGCATCAACCAGCTGGCAAGTCGGGAGACTCAGAGACTTTGGTATCACAGTCCTCCTCCTATAATACACTGGACTCTCTTCATTTCTCCAGAATACCTTCCATTCCCACTTTTAATCCTTTTAGTGAGCCCTTCTAGATGTGGTTCCCCTGCACTCTAAGCCTTAGTTCATTGGTTTAGTTCTGATTTAGCTCATGTCTCTAGCTTGTCATTACTTAGTCTTAAACTTGTGCTAAGATAGAAATCTAAGGCCTTATGGATATTTGAATAAAAGGATAGAAATATGTAGGTTTTTACAGAGTTGTTTATGAATATATTACTAGGGTGAACAAAGATTTTTGCAACTACATTCAAGTTTATGAATATACattctcaagaaaacaaaactagtaTATAACATGTAAATAAATTGGGGCCCATCTTTATCATGATGTAACATATCAAGCATAAACAAATAGGGCTTTTCAGTGAAGGAGAGGGTGAAGGAGCTGAAAAGAAAGACCATGATCTTCTTTATGTAGGACCGTACTAAGAAAACATTGACCGGGGTTTAGAAACCAGCTCTGGGTCTTATGGCCAGAAATAATTCCCAGGGAACATGTAAGAAATGAAGATTTAGAGTCAGATGTTTTGGGTTCCAACTGTAGCTCCACAACTCAATAGCTCCCTGTGCTTCTGGGTTTTCCTTTTGTAAAAGAGGATAACAGTACAACCTGTCAGTGTCTGCTTTGGTCACTGATATCTCTAGCAACTAAGTAGGGATGAGcatatagtagatgttcaataaatatgaaaatgaggGTATTTCTCATTGAATGAagtgaaaatagttttttaagtGCTACGAACAATATCTGATTGATAACGAACATGATAAAATTTAGcaactttttattcttattattagtGTTATCATTATTGTCCTTTTAAGTCAAGATAAGTTTCCTTTGAGATCATCTATTCCCTGGCTTCTTGTTAGATAGatatattagtcagagttctccagagggacagaactaagaagatatgtttatatataagagggagtttattaaggagaattgactcacatgatcacaaggtaaagtcccaccataggctgtctgcaggttgaggagcaaggaagccagtggtggatcagtccGTGTCCCAAAACCTCCCAAGTAGAGAAGTCAACAGTGCAGCCTttagtctgtggccaaaggcctgagaccCTGTtccaaatcactggtgtaagtccaagagttcaaaagctgaagaacttggagtctgatttcaaaggcaggaagcatccatcaGAAAGATGAAGTctagaagactcagcaagtctcctcttccattttctcctcCCTACTTAATTCttgccatgctggcagctgattagatggtgcccacagTGACTGAGTGTGGGTCTGCCTCTTCCAGTCCTCTGACTCAAATTTTAATCTCCTGTGGCagtaccctcacagacacacctaggaacAACACTTTGcgtccttcaattcaatcaagaTAACAATGTTAACCATCACAACAGATAACACGAAGTACATTGATCTTCTGAGTTTATCTGTCTACTAGTGGAGAACTTAAGATAATTATATTTGTCCATTCTACAGAGAGAATATTGTGCTCTTACAAATTTGCCTTTCTGGTGCACAATGTCTTGTGTTTGGTTCATCACCCTTAGCTGTCTAGTAAGGCTGAATTCACTAAAGCTGAAAACACCCCCTTGGACCAGTAATGATTACTTTTCTTTGAGCTCCTACCCATTTGCTACCTTTGATCTACATCTCTTCCACCATTTTGCTTCTGCTTTTCCCCACCCCTTAATGTCCATCTAACCTGGGCTGAATATCCAAGttatattttgttagtttttttctccAGTGGGATATTACTTCCATTCTTACATTTTTATCACATTTAGGTatacatatgttttctttttgttctcatttattgGGATGCAAAAAGCAACAACTTTTGCTttctgtgaaaaaggaaatgaggaagatATCTGGTACCTTGCATGCTGTGTACAACAATTGTACACCTCATTTACTTTGTCATacttagatattattatttaccTTAGGAAACAgatggcttttttattttataagaatgaACTAGAATTGGGATGTCCCCAGGTTCTTTGGGAAATCtaaacattaatgcaaaaattgttttgaaaaatataattgatgTTTTCTCAATTGTGTATTCTCATTGGGCATGATATTGCTCCTAAGGGTACAAACCTTAGTTCTTGTGGTGTGAACAAATTGTAGATATTATATTCGTTTACGGCCCCTCAATGCTGAATTCTAACAAAACCTTattctttagtatttattttctttcacttggTTTTCTTATGTATTACATGAAAAGATTGATATTGAGTTCATGGGAGATACACAAAATGTATGTGAGATTAGTGCCACAAACCAATGTGAAATAGATGGTTGTCATTGGTGGACTTTTCACTATGTGCTCAATCTCAGAGTCATATCATGTGATGTGGTCTCCATCGGCATATGAATGGGCTGTCATTGGCTGTCTTGGGTATGTAGCTTATGTTTGATCCTCAGTGCTTTGAAGTGGATTATACTCTTTtatacaaatgtttttatttcatgattAAATTGTATAAAACTTTTTCAAACAATAATACTTATAGCaagtgctgaaaagaaaaatatgttgacTATATCTGGAAGAAAATCTAGCAGTTAGTGaaggtaaaaattattttctatatgaagcaaaactaaaaattaagtataataaattaaatgttacaggaataatttaattttaaatagccCCTTAGCAGTTTTGGgagatttttaagtatttttattttattgatattattatattacatattttatataagtatttttattatattggtattatatattttcatatattataaCTTTGCATGTTTCACTtgattcattaatatttatgtaagtatatatactaGAAGTCACTCAGCAAATAACTTTTATAAAGTTAAATGCCAATagcttttaaatttaacttttggtataaaatttttacttaatGCTGCATTGCATAAAAAAGTAAACTGtccactttgttttttaaagcatggATAGGAATGTAGTACATCCAAATATGCACATAATATATCTGTGTTATTAAATTATCAGGAGGggtttacttagaaaaaaattatcaaacagGACTCTGGAGGTTGAGAAAGGGAATGcagtaatgaaaagaaaactggTTGAGAAACACTTTCCTAAGCCCATGTAGAGAGTACataaaggaaagcaaaaacagaagtagaaaaaaaaaatgtagtggcATTCAGAAAAGGGAAACGAGTATGTTCTCTATATAAGGCCGTGTACAAACCAAAGTCTTCAGAGATCCAGGTCGAGGGTCATCCATCTGAACCAGCTCAGCAGCATCCACAACATCTACAATGGCCTTGACCTTTTATTTACTGGTGGCCCCAGTGGTGCTCAGCTACAAGTCATTCAGCTCTCTGGGCTGTGATCTGCCTCAGACtcacagcctgggtaacaggaggGCCTTGGTGCTCCTGGCACAAATGAAAAGaatctctcctttctcctgcttGAAGGACAGACATGACTTTGAATTCCCCCAGGAGGAGTTTGATGATAAACAGTTCCAGAAGGCTCAAGCCATCTCTGTCCTCCATGAGATGATCCAGCAGACCTTCAACCTCTTCAGCACAAAGAATTCATCTGCTGCTTTGGATGAGACCCTTCTAGATGAATTCTACATCGAACTTGACCAGCAGCTAAATGACCTGGAGTCCTGTGTGATGCAGGACATGGGGGTGATAGAGTCTCCCCTGATGTACGAGGACTCCATCCTGGCTgtgaggaaatacttccaaagaATCACTCTATATCTGACAGAGAAGAAATACAGCtcttgtgcctgggaggttgtCAGAGCAGAAATCATGAGATCCTTCTCTTTATCAATCAACTTGCAAAAAAGATTGAAGAGTAAGGAATGAGACCTGGTGCAACATGGAAGTGATTCTTACAGACTAATACAGGAGCTCACACTTCCACAAGTTATGCCCTTTCAAAGACCCTTGTTTCTGCCATAACCATTCCATGAGTTGAATCAAATGTGTCAAGTGTTTTCTGGAGTGTTAAGCAACATCCTGTTCAGCTGTATGGGCACTAGTCCCTTACAGATGACCATGCTGATGGATCTATTCacctatttatttaaatctttattcaGTTAACTATTTATAGGacttaaattagtttttttcatattatattatgTGAACTTTTACATTGTGAATTGTGTAACAAAAGTatgttctttatatttattttgccttattaAATTTTTACTATAGAAAAattcctatatttatttattctttaaaattgaaCGCCAACCCTGATTGTGCAAACTGATTAAAGAATGGATGGTACAATTCATTTATCCATGCTTATTACATTCAAATTATAAGTAAAAATGAACTTTGTCTAAATTAGCTTGTATGTTGCCCTCAAGATATCTAGGTGAACATGACAAATACAATTCCTGCTCTCTCGTATCTTTGTTTTTTGTAGGGAAAGAAACCTAAAAACAGTAGTCATACTTAATATCAGTTATGTCTAATGCTATAATGAGAAGAAAGAACCAATGAATTTATCTCCCCAGAAGGCAGACCAAGGCAtgtgaggaaataaaaataaatgcagaagtATCCTCTATATGCTAACTGGCAGACATCTAAGTGCAAATGTGAACTGCCAGCTGCATATATGAGTTTGCAGTTAATAAGGAATGCAATTGCTAGATGTTCATATGCGGTAACTGAAAGCCCAGAAATGGAGGAGCTCATGTGGGGAGAGAGTGTCGAGGGAGAAAATGGCTTAAACGTGATTTTGAGGACCTTCCACActtaagaaaggaaagagaagagccaCAAAGAAACAGATGGAAAAGGCCATCTGAAAAGAGTTATCAGTAGATTCACAGAAGGTATACATTGAAACTGTCCACTACCTGGGGAAAATAGACGGCACTGGCAACCTTATGAGAGTTATTATGGTTCAATAAATCAGAACAAACCATACTGTAGCGGCTGGAAGTATAAATAAGAGAAGTTAGTGACTCTGAAGAGGGCAAACAAATAGGATGTGATGGGGAAAAGAATGTGAGTTACTTTTTCTGTGCATagtatttcttttgttaatttttttttctggatagaTTTCATGTAACTGATGTACTAGCaaatcatattaatatatttaatgtattattttaaatcatgatatattatttacaattataatttattattgttttaattaatacTACTTTGGCCATCAGTAAGCTGCCTAGTTTCTGCTAATTTGTTAGGGAGTAAGAGATAACTAATTCAATCCTTCACCAAAATAATTAATGATGATAATATAATGACACCTGGAAGTATTGGCCTTATTTGTTGTTAGTTAACTTGCATCATTGTCACACTGGTTTACTACAGTTCTTCTGCAGCTTTACAATCCATCTTAATTTCTTGTAGTCCTAGATATAAGAATTCTTTTATGTTACACTTTGGTAATTCTTCCCGATTTCATGAATATTGTAGTCTTATGTCAATCCAGAAAGAACCAAATTACTATAGACATAAAGACTGACAAACATCCTTCACAAAATAAAAGTGGGAAACAATCAGAGACTTTCTTTCTCAATAcataaggtaaagaaaaaaactggtcAATACCATGTGAAAATACATGAACCATGGATATTCAGAGAGCAAGGAAGAGTTGTGTATAATTCATGAATAAAAGGAGACTTAGCAATTATAACAGAAATCTGGAATACAAAACTGACAAAATCACCCATCACTTATATTAAAGAATTTGACACTGAAATTTCATTCTGCTGGGATGTAGGTGTATTGTTGATCAATCCGCTTAATctctttgagccttagttttctcataaataaaatggtttcaaaatatttatatagttgTGAGTATTAAAGGAACACATGCATTTTAAAGCACCTACGATAATATCTTTTATCGAATAAGGAGTTAAAATATGGtaggtatttttctatttttcttcatacaGCTGTAGATGGtaatattatttgtctttctataaaattcttaggaaCTATGTCCTATATTTTAGTAACTGACCTCCAATGGAAGGAGACTAAGAAAATGAGAATTCTAGAGAGGCTGAAAAATTGTCACTCCTCATTTCAAAGATGTGTCCTATTTATATGCAGTCAGGGAATGGTAGCTGCTCCTTTTCCTGAGATAGGAGGAGCATCTAGTTTGAACTGCAGAAGACACATGATGCTTATTGACTGATTCTGGCACCTGGTACATTCCTTCCCTGGCTCTCAGCATTCCAGGATGCATTCTCATATCACCAGGGTTTCCTTGGTCATTCACTCTCTTTATCCTCCTGCCCATTCACACAGAgctgctttctgttctgttgtGGTTCTGGCTTCATGGTTTCCCTAAGTAGCAGGAAAGTAAAAGTAGAAAGcagaagttaaataaaaaagacagtcCCCTGGGACCAAGTGTGACAAGGGCAGCAACCAAGATTGGAGGGCAGGTTTCTGATCTATGGAGAAATCCTACCAGTTCTGGAGATTTCTCTTTGTGCTGCAAAAAAGCTACTTCTTGGCGAGAAGAGATGCTAATGTTGTCCAAGTTTGTTCCTTATCCCTGGTCTATTACAAAGAGAATGAGTTTCCAGGTACAGTCAAGGCATGGACTTCTTGGGATTTGCAGTGATAGGGACACAGAGATGTAACATCTGCCCACCCTACTGTGCAGAACAGTCTACTCCCTAGGATCACCCCATCCTCATACATTGGGAATCCAGGGCATAGGTACGGCTGCCATTTTGTATTGGAACTTAATACTATTCACAGAAACTTCATGTTTCATGGTGCATTAAACCAGCAGTACAATCTTAATTTCACAGATTTATTCCTCATATCAGAGTTCAAAcattaacaaattaaaacattttcttactgTCACTTTGAATAATGATCTTTACAGTTCTTCCACTCAACAGTAAAACACCTGCCTAgttagaaaaaggaagaattctCATAGAAGCTAAGGAATGTGAAAGAATAGCGTTACTGTTCACTGAGAGCTGGTGAGGTCTATTTATTCAAATGTATcaattttggtagagattgaGAGGCATTCCTATAATTGACACCATATATTCATGGAGTTATTTCACTAGGAAGTGTGTGTGAATTGCTGAGGTAGCAGGGAGGGAGAGCCTACAAATGCACAGGGGCCTCTTCAGTCTTTTCCCCCGGCTACACACTCAACATCTGGATTTGCTGCTTTCAAACTGGGAGTTGACCAGGGCCTTAGACAAATTACAAAAAATTGTATCGTTTGCAGTCTTCTTCTGTCCTCTAGAGGGGAGGATGGAGAAATTTAGGAGTGACCAacagggaggtaattgaatcatgggggttggTCTTTCCCAtggtgttctcgtgatagtgaataagtctcatgagatctgatgggtttatcaagggtttctgcttttgcttcttcctcatttttctcttgccggcaccatgtaagaagtgcctttcacctcctgccatgattctgaggccttcccagccatgtagaactaactgtaagtccaattaaacctctttttgttcctagtttcaggtgtgtctttattagcagcatgaaaacgaagTAATACATCTTCCCTCTCCTTAGtttaagcagaaggaagagtCTCATTTGGAGTTCTGAACTGCCTGGGGTTATGGGAGAAGTGTTGCAAGTACTCTTAACCTTTCttgctggtgtctcagtaggtcacaTGCCCCCTTCCTGTTCACTGCCTCTGAGCCCAgctcagcactaggacttgctTAGGAATtacagtccttgtggcctaggctgcctttcaagtttatttagggtCCCAGAGCCCTTTAGTCCATGGTGGGGAGGTTTGCTGGAACTCAATCTCCCATCACTGGGATAAGACATTTCCCTCTGGCCAGGGCTGGTTCAAATGCTCCCTCTATGGGCAGGCACAGCTGAGTACAGCCCTGTGCTGCTTTCTGCTGTCAGAGGGCAGCCATGAATTTAATGCAAAGTCTCACACGTACTGTACTCTCCCTCtcccaagtgcacagattctccATGCCATGTGGCTGCTGCTAGGGATGGAGTCAGGGCGGGaatggcaattcaagactgtctttcctaccctctccAGTGCCTCTTTTAGTGATATAGAGTTAAAATCAGATACTGTGAGTGCTCACAAGATTTTTGGTTCCTATGAAGATGCTCCCTTTGCATAGACAGTTGTCAAACTTGGTGTTCCTACCGAGAGGGTGGGACCATCGATGGTGTCCTCCATTCAGCCACCTTGCTCTACCCTCCATAATGTCTTTCAAATGTTATaacctctttcatttttttcagtgctttaaaaaaattatattcaggtTGTTGTAAAAGTTTTATGACTTGGCTCCAAACTGTCACCTTGCCCTGGAAATCTGTGTAGCCATATCTTGCATCATATCCTGGAGTTATTAACCAGTTACGTGTTCTACAGTAATCAGGAATCAAGCAGTGGGTCTGGAGGACCAGGACAGAGAGTGAAGTTGGAGGGTAGTGAGTGCTGAGATGCCCCACCCATTCAGGTCCCTCTGTAGTACCAAACATTACTTCCCCCTACACTCCCGACTCAGCTGAGGTGCATCTAGTCTACCTGAGAAGGGCCACAGGGAGCATGGAGAAGCACTCCAGTTCCCATGGAGACTTGGCAAGGACTAACCATACAGCACTAGCTGGAGACAGCTACGTTTTTAGAGCCTTGGAAGCAAGAGTGTGAATATGACCTTGCTTTGACCCCTCCTGCCAGGTGATTCATGAGCTGTGGGGGGTCCAGACCCACTGATGTCCAGTCAGGCCACAAAATGCAGTAAATGGAAAGAGGCCTGCCCCCATACTTATGACCCAAAGA
Coding sequences within it:
- the IFNA8 gene encoding interferon alpha-8; the protein is MALTFYLLVAPVVLSYKSFSSLGCDLPQTHSLGNRRALVLLAQMKRISPFSCLKDRHDFEFPQEEFDDKQFQKAQAISVLHEMIQQTFNLFSTKNSSAALDETLLDEFYIELDQQLNDLESCVMQDMGVIESPLMYEDSILAVRKYFQRITLYLTEKKYSSCAWEVVRAEIMRSFSLSINLQKRLKSKE